A single genomic interval of Hafnia alvei harbors:
- a CDS encoding serine hydrolase — MKKIALTTLIKKITLGAGLTLMAIPMTYADEAAPAAPQINAKAYVLMDYGSGRILTEANADERLDPASLTKIMASYVIGQSIKAGKITPNDMVVVGKDAWATGNPVLRGSSLMFLKPGDRVPVSELNKGVVIQSGNDASIALADYVAGSQDAFVSLMNKYVEAWGLKNTSFKTVHGLDSEGQYSSARDMALISQRLIADVPDEYALHKEKEFTFNKIRQINRNRLLWDSSLNVDGIKTGFTSGAGHNLVSSATDGPMRLISVVLGAPTDRIRFEESKKLLTWGFRFYETVTPIKVGQAFTTEKVWFGDKSEVELGVDKNAGVTIPRGQLKNLKASFTLNQPQLEAPLAKGQVVGTIDFQLNGKTIEQRPLVVLNEVKEAGFFGRIIDFVMMKIHQLFGSWFG; from the coding sequence ATGAAGAAAATCGCACTCACTACGTTAATAAAAAAAATCACTCTCGGGGCTGGCCTGACGTTAATGGCAATCCCGATGACCTATGCTGATGAGGCTGCTCCGGCGGCCCCACAAATCAATGCCAAAGCCTATGTGCTGATGGATTACGGCAGCGGGAGAATCCTCACCGAGGCCAATGCCGATGAGCGCTTGGACCCCGCCAGCTTGACGAAGATCATGGCGAGCTATGTGATCGGTCAGTCAATTAAGGCCGGTAAAATCACACCTAACGATATGGTCGTGGTCGGTAAAGATGCTTGGGCGACGGGTAACCCCGTTTTGCGCGGTTCGTCGCTGATGTTCCTTAAACCTGGCGATCGGGTTCCGGTTTCTGAGCTAAATAAAGGCGTGGTTATTCAATCGGGTAACGACGCGAGTATCGCGCTTGCCGATTATGTTGCTGGCAGTCAGGATGCGTTCGTCAGCCTGATGAACAAATACGTTGAAGCTTGGGGACTGAAAAACACCTCATTCAAAACGGTTCACGGATTAGATTCTGAAGGGCAATACAGCTCGGCGCGCGATATGGCGTTGATCAGCCAGCGTCTGATTGCTGATGTACCTGATGAGTATGCGTTACACAAAGAGAAAGAATTCACCTTTAATAAAATCCGTCAGATTAACCGCAACCGTCTGCTGTGGGATAGCAGCCTGAACGTGGATGGGATTAAAACCGGGTTTACCTCAGGTGCAGGCCATAACTTAGTCTCCTCGGCGACCGATGGTCCAATGCGTTTGATCTCGGTTGTGCTGGGCGCGCCAACGGATCGAATTCGTTTCGAAGAGAGTAAAAAGCTGCTGACGTGGGGCTTCCGCTTCTATGAAACCGTTACGCCAATTAAAGTTGGACAGGCATTTACCACTGAAAAAGTGTGGTTTGGTGATAAGAGCGAAGTGGAACTGGGCGTCGACAAAAACGCCGGTGTCACCATTCCGCGCGGGCAGCTGAAAAACCTGAAGGCTAGCTTTACCCTCAACCAGCCTCAGTTGGAAGCACCATTGGCCAAAGGGCAAGTGGTCGGGACGATAGATTTTCAATTGAACGGCAAAACTATTGAGCAGCGTCCGCTGGTGGTGCTCAACGAAGTGAAAGAGGCCGGCTTCTTTGGTCGTATCATCGACTTTGTGATGATGAAAATTCATCAGTTGTTCGGTTCGTGGTTTGGCTAA
- a CDS encoding FAD-binding oxidoreductase, whose translation MPLTREEIVENLKEIVGPARVITDKAVLQKNSIDRFRKYADIHGVFTLPLPAAVVMLENTQQVSDILAFLNKHQVNCVPRTGASATEGGLETVVENSVVLDGSGLNKVIKIDIENMQATAQCGVPLEVLENQLRSKGYTTGHSPQSKPLAQMGGLVATRSIGQFSTLYGAIEDMVVGLEAVFPNGTITRIKNVPRRAAGPDIRHVIIGNEGALCYITEVTVKIFKYQPENNLFYGYILDNMQTGFKVLRDVMVEGYRPSIARLYDAEDGTQHFTHFADGKCVLIFMAEGSQKMAQAIGSGIEEIVAHYPECRHVDSKLIETWFNHLNWGPDKVAAERVQIMKTNNMGFTTEVSGDWGSINKIYENVIHRIRNEFPHADDITMLGGHSSHSYINGTNMYFVYDYNVVDCKPEEEINKYHNPLNKIIVEETIKQGGSMVHHHGIGKHRVHWTKDEHGSAYYILKALKDVYDPNGIMNMGTIYPIEK comes from the coding sequence ATGCCGTTAACACGAGAAGAAATTGTTGAAAATTTGAAAGAAATTGTTGGCCCAGCCCGCGTGATTACCGACAAAGCTGTATTACAGAAAAATAGTATCGATCGCTTCAGAAAATATGCCGATATTCATGGCGTATTTACGTTACCGCTGCCAGCTGCAGTCGTGATGTTAGAAAATACCCAGCAGGTTTCAGATATTCTAGCATTTTTAAATAAACACCAAGTTAATTGTGTGCCGCGTACTGGCGCATCAGCGACCGAAGGTGGTCTGGAAACCGTGGTTGAAAACTCGGTGGTGTTAGATGGCTCGGGATTAAATAAAGTTATCAAGATTGATATTGAAAACATGCAGGCAACGGCACAGTGTGGTGTCCCATTAGAAGTGCTAGAAAACCAACTGCGTAGCAAAGGTTATACCACTGGTCATTCGCCACAGTCCAAGCCTCTTGCGCAGATGGGGGGATTGGTGGCAACGCGCAGCATTGGCCAATTTTCAACGTTGTATGGCGCAATTGAAGATATGGTCGTGGGGTTAGAAGCTGTTTTCCCGAATGGCACTATCACCCGAATTAAAAACGTACCGCGCAGAGCCGCTGGGCCTGATATTCGCCACGTGATTATCGGTAACGAAGGCGCGTTGTGCTATATCACTGAAGTTACAGTTAAAATCTTTAAATATCAGCCAGAGAATAATCTGTTCTATGGCTATATCCTCGATAATATGCAGACCGGCTTTAAGGTTTTGCGTGATGTCATGGTGGAAGGATATCGTCCTTCGATTGCTCGCCTTTATGATGCGGAAGATGGCACTCAGCACTTTACCCATTTTGCCGATGGAAAATGTGTGCTGATTTTCATGGCGGAAGGAAGCCAAAAAATGGCACAGGCGATTGGCTCTGGCATTGAAGAAATCGTTGCTCACTATCCTGAATGTCGCCATGTTGATAGCAAACTGATCGAAACATGGTTTAACCATCTGAACTGGGGGCCAGATAAAGTGGCCGCTGAGCGTGTTCAGATAATGAAAACTAACAATATGGGCTTCACTACGGAAGTATCGGGAGACTGGGGAAGCATTAATAAAATATATGAAAATGTTATTCACCGTATTCGCAATGAATTTCCACACGCCGACGATATCACCATGCTGGGAGGTCATTCGTCGCATAGCTATATCAACGGTACCAATATGTATTTCGTCTATGACTATAACGTTGTGGACTGCAAGCCAGAGGAAGAAATCAACAAGTACCATAACCCGCTGAATAAAATCATAGTGGAAGAAACGATTAAGCAGGGCGGCTCAATGGTGCATCACCACGGCATTGGTAAACACCGCGTGCACTGGACAAAAGACGAGCATGGTTCGGCTTATTATATCCTCAAAGCGTTAAAAGACGTGTATGACCCCAACGGCATCATGAATATGGGAACCATTTATCCGATTGAAAAATAG
- a CDS encoding FAD-dependent oxidoreductase, protein MSNKPLDEKFDVIIIGAGIAGSSCALLLARAGMNVLLLERSSQAGGKNMSGGRLYSYSLSRLIPDFASSAPLERLITQERISLLSDTSAVTLDYRHPPEASQTASYSVLRSRFDPWLLAQAEAAGAQCLLGVNVDALIDRSGSICGVKIGEESLYAHWVIVAEGANTLLAEKHQLVAKPLPHTMAVGVKEILALPAETVEDRFTLLPQQGCAWMFAGACTQGKVGGGFIYTNRSSLSLGVVCNLSALNDAKQSLPQLMESFRQHPVIAPIIKNSERLEYSAHLIPEEITHKPRSVYGAGYLLVGDTAGYCVNTGYTVRGMDLAILSAQAAAKTIISAWQKQDFSPSSLSEYHAALKETSLLSLMHRYRHVPEMQLKMPRLFEHYPQLAANFMQDLFSINETPPPPLRTLLWKYAKRSGLTQLLKDLVRGGKSL, encoded by the coding sequence ATGAGTAACAAGCCTTTAGATGAAAAATTTGATGTCATCATTATTGGTGCTGGGATCGCGGGAAGTAGTTGCGCATTGCTACTTGCCAGAGCAGGAATGAACGTTCTTCTATTAGAGCGCTCGTCGCAGGCCGGCGGGAAAAACATGTCCGGTGGACGACTGTATAGCTATAGCCTTAGCCGCTTGATCCCCGATTTTGCCTCCAGCGCCCCGCTAGAACGCCTAATAACTCAAGAGCGAATATCATTACTCAGCGATACAAGCGCCGTCACACTAGACTATCGCCACCCGCCTGAGGCATCACAAACAGCCTCCTATTCAGTGCTTCGCTCCCGTTTTGACCCTTGGCTATTGGCACAGGCTGAGGCCGCAGGTGCTCAATGCTTACTTGGCGTAAACGTAGACGCCCTTATTGATCGGTCAGGTAGCATTTGCGGCGTAAAAATAGGTGAGGAATCGCTCTATGCACATTGGGTGATCGTTGCTGAAGGCGCAAACACCCTGCTGGCAGAGAAGCATCAACTGGTTGCAAAACCGTTACCTCATACGATGGCCGTTGGCGTAAAAGAAATTCTCGCTTTGCCAGCAGAAACAGTAGAAGACCGCTTCACGCTGCTCCCTCAACAAGGCTGCGCTTGGATGTTTGCGGGCGCTTGTACCCAAGGAAAAGTTGGAGGGGGATTCATCTATACCAACCGCAGCTCGCTATCGCTTGGCGTGGTCTGCAACCTCTCGGCGCTCAACGATGCAAAACAGAGCCTGCCACAGCTTATGGAGAGTTTTCGCCAGCATCCGGTCATCGCGCCGATAATCAAAAATAGTGAACGGCTCGAATATAGCGCGCACCTCATTCCCGAAGAGATTACCCACAAGCCACGCTCAGTTTATGGCGCAGGCTACTTGCTAGTAGGCGATACCGCTGGCTACTGCGTTAATACCGGCTATACCGTACGAGGAATGGACTTGGCCATTCTCTCCGCTCAGGCCGCAGCCAAAACGATAATTTCCGCATGGCAAAAGCAAGATTTTAGCCCATCATCGCTAAGCGAATATCACGCCGCACTCAAAGAAACCTCGTTATTGTCTCTGATGCATCGCTATCGCCATGTACCAGAAATGCAACTCAAGATGCCCCGTTTGTTCGAGCACTACCCGCAACTAGCGGCCAATTTCATGCAGGATCTTTTTTCCATCAATGAAACTCCGCCACCGCCGCTAAGAACGTTGCTGTGGAAATATGCTAAACGCAGCGGGCTCACTCAATTGCTCAAAGACCTTGTGCGAGGGGGGAAAAGTTTATGA
- the deoR gene encoding DNA-binding transcriptional repressor DeoR yields the protein METRRYDRINRLSQALKRTDKLHLKDAAELLNVSEMTVRRDLASQSSDVVLLGGYVVLDPKIHQSARYFVTDQQEKRVKEKRHIGTLAAQLVQEDDVVFFDCGTTVPFIIDALDESLSFTGVCYSLNTFMALRTKPNCRVILCGGSFNPDSAIFVANGLCSELDNLCPTLAFISAAGITPKQGATCFNLDEIALKQKAIQRARRSVLIADASKFGEVKPAWIAPLSEFSMLITDQAPRTEICQFLILKNVQLLC from the coding sequence ATGGAAACCCGGCGTTACGATCGTATTAACCGCTTGTCACAGGCGCTCAAACGAACAGATAAACTACATCTTAAAGATGCTGCCGAGTTACTTAATGTCTCAGAAATGACGGTGCGCCGCGATTTAGCCTCACAAAGTAGCGATGTGGTTTTGCTGGGTGGTTACGTGGTGTTAGATCCTAAAATCCATCAAAGCGCTCGTTACTTCGTGACCGACCAGCAGGAAAAACGTGTCAAAGAAAAACGCCACATCGGCACACTGGCCGCGCAACTGGTGCAAGAAGATGACGTGGTCTTTTTTGACTGCGGTACCACGGTTCCTTTCATCATTGATGCTCTTGATGAATCTCTCAGCTTTACCGGCGTCTGTTACTCATTAAATACCTTCATGGCATTGCGAACCAAACCAAACTGCCGCGTAATCTTGTGCGGTGGGTCATTTAATCCAGACAGCGCCATTTTCGTTGCCAACGGGCTCTGTAGCGAGTTGGATAATCTTTGCCCCACGCTGGCCTTTATTTCTGCTGCAGGCATCACCCCCAAACAGGGCGCGACCTGCTTTAATCTTGACGAGATAGCACTTAAACAAAAAGCGATTCAGCGTGCACGGCGCTCGGTGCTCATCGCTGATGCCAGCAAATTTGGTGAGGTCAAACCCGCTTGGATTGCGCCACTTTCCGAGTTTTCCATGCTAATCACCGATCAAGCACCAAGAACGGAAATTTGTCAGTTCTTGATCTTAAAAAACGTACAACTTTTGTGCTAA
- a CDS encoding electron transfer flavoprotein subunit alpha/FixB family protein, producing MKIALIFDTNSPVFLRHASEMWRFLQDSQIENATFTFWLFYHQNKPSELPLLDLSPSEIIGFSVPEPIQVEACLSRLEAAYAEYQPDAILCSSGQWGNELAARLGMRLHGSAIASARSVLLSSSSCTAYKAVYEQHLLAQFSLPIPPYCISVAQSGGGTIDVASAARVTQIDILEPAPQCEWLLSAEVERNENIFPLNEARSVLAVGYGVGSGAGFQKMQDIAQQLGAKLGASRPVVMNAWSDMSSLVGISGAIVAPDICIAAGVSGAAAFSAGICHSQFIVAINNDPQAAIFAHADVAIVDDMYPVLEALVVCVQQNT from the coding sequence ATGAAAATTGCGTTAATTTTTGATACCAATTCGCCTGTATTTTTGCGCCATGCCAGTGAGATGTGGCGGTTTTTACAAGATAGCCAAATCGAGAATGCTACTTTCACTTTTTGGCTGTTTTATCATCAAAATAAGCCGAGTGAGCTTCCGTTGCTCGATTTATCACCCTCTGAAATTATAGGGTTTTCGGTGCCTGAGCCGATACAGGTTGAAGCCTGTTTATCTAGGCTCGAAGCGGCCTACGCCGAGTATCAGCCTGACGCCATACTGTGCAGTAGTGGGCAGTGGGGAAACGAGCTGGCTGCTCGACTAGGGATGCGGCTACATGGAAGTGCAATAGCTTCTGCGCGATCCGTTTTGCTCTCTTCATCAAGCTGCACGGCCTATAAAGCCGTTTATGAACAACATCTGCTGGCTCAGTTTTCGCTGCCTATACCGCCGTACTGTATATCTGTAGCGCAGAGTGGTGGAGGGACGATCGACGTTGCATCCGCTGCTCGGGTTACACAAATAGACATTCTGGAGCCAGCGCCCCAGTGTGAATGGCTACTTTCGGCGGAGGTTGAACGTAATGAGAATATTTTCCCGCTCAATGAGGCACGCAGTGTCTTGGCGGTGGGGTACGGCGTGGGCAGTGGTGCAGGCTTCCAGAAAATGCAAGATATCGCGCAACAGCTGGGGGCAAAACTTGGCGCAAGTCGCCCTGTTGTGATGAATGCGTGGAGCGATATGTCGAGCTTGGTGGGCATCTCTGGCGCGATTGTTGCGCCTGATATTTGCATTGCGGCAGGCGTATCTGGAGCAGCGGCGTTTTCTGCAGGTATATGCCACAGCCAATTTATTGTGGCAATAAATAACGATCCTCAGGCGGCTATTTTTGCTCACGCTGATGTCGCCATCGTTGATGATATGTATCCGGTGCTGGAAGCATTAGTGGTTTGCGTGCAACAGAACACTTAG
- a CDS encoding HAAAP family serine/threonine permease — translation MDTTQTSTITSTSGSATAWRKSDTMWMLGLYGTAIGAGVLFLPINAGVGGLIPLIIMAIIAFPMTFFAHRGLTRFVLSGKNPGEDITEVVEEHFGVGAGKLITLLYFFAIYPILLVYSVAITNTVDSFITHQLGMSSPPRAILSLILILGLMTIVRLGEQFIVKAMSILVFPFVAVLMILALYLIPNWNSAIFETSAMTQSMSGSGLWMTLWLVIPVMVFSFNHSPIISAFAVAKREEYGVDAEKKCSKILAYAHIMMVLTVMFFVFSCVLSLSPADLAEAKAQNISILSYLANHFNTPVIAYMAPVIAFIAITKSFLGHYLGAREGFNGMVIKSLRGKGKTIETSKLNKITALFMLLTTWAVATLNPSILGMIETLGGPVIAMILFLMPMYAIHKVPAMRKYSGHISNAFVVIMGLIAISAILYTLFG, via the coding sequence ATGGACACTACTCAGACTAGTACTATTACTTCTACTTCTGGTTCCGCAACGGCCTGGCGCAAGTCAGATACCATGTGGATGCTGGGCCTGTACGGCACAGCGATTGGTGCAGGCGTACTGTTCCTGCCAATCAACGCCGGCGTCGGTGGTTTAATTCCACTGATCATCATGGCAATCATCGCTTTCCCTATGACTTTCTTTGCGCACCGCGGCCTGACCCGTTTCGTGCTGTCTGGTAAAAATCCAGGCGAAGACATCACTGAAGTTGTAGAAGAACACTTTGGCGTTGGCGCAGGTAAACTGATCACCCTGCTGTACTTCTTCGCTATTTACCCGATTTTGTTGGTATACAGCGTTGCTATCACCAACACCGTTGATAGCTTCATTACTCACCAGCTGGGTATGTCTTCACCTCCACGCGCCATTCTGTCTCTGATCCTGATTCTGGGTCTGATGACTATCGTTCGCCTGGGTGAACAGTTCATCGTTAAAGCAATGAGCATCTTGGTATTCCCGTTTGTTGCAGTACTGATGATTCTGGCTCTGTACCTGATCCCTAACTGGAACAGTGCTATCTTCGAAACTTCAGCTATGACTCAGTCAATGAGCGGCAGCGGCCTGTGGATGACTCTGTGGCTGGTAATTCCAGTTATGGTGTTCTCTTTCAACCACTCACCAATCATCTCTGCGTTCGCCGTTGCGAAACGTGAAGAGTACGGTGTAGACGCTGAGAAGAAGTGTTCTAAGATCCTAGCTTATGCACACATCATGATGGTTCTGACCGTTATGTTCTTCGTGTTCAGCTGCGTATTGAGCCTGTCTCCAGCGGATCTGGCTGAAGCTAAAGCACAGAACATCTCTATTCTGTCTTACTTGGCTAACCACTTTAATACTCCAGTTATCGCATACATGGCGCCAGTTATTGCCTTCATCGCGATCACTAAATCCTTCTTGGGTCACTATCTGGGTGCTCGTGAAGGCTTCAACGGTATGGTTATCAAGTCTCTGCGTGGCAAAGGCAAAACTATTGAAACCAGCAAACTGAACAAAATTACTGCGCTGTTCATGCTGCTGACCACTTGGGCTGTTGCAACGCTGAACCCAAGCATTCTGGGTATGATCGAAACCTTGGGTGGCCCAGTTATCGCGATGATCCTGTTCCTGATGCCAATGTACGCCATCCATAAAGTTCCAGCGATGCGCAAATACAGCGGCCACATCAGCAACGCATTCGTAGTCATCATGGGTCTGATTGCAATCTCTGCAATTCTGTACACCCTGTTTGGTTAA
- a CDS encoding L-serine ammonia-lyase — translation MISVFDIYKIGIGPSSSHTVGPMKAGKEFSDDLIEKGILSDVTRVVVDVYGSLSLTGKGHHTDLAIIMGLAGNMPDSVDIDMIPGFIKDVEQRGRLLLAKGQHEVDFPLETSMNFHQDNLSLHENGMRITALAGDTVVHSKTYYSIGGGFIVDEENFGKQSENAVQVPYPFKSAADLQEHCKASGLSLSGLVMQNELALHSKEEIEAHFTRVWDVMRSGIERGMNTEGILPGPLRVPRRASALRRMLVTHDKMSVDPMAVVDWINMYAFAVNEENAAGGRVVTAPTNGACGIIPAVLAYYDKFIREVNTNSYSRYFLASGVIGALYKMNASISGAEVGCQGEVGVACSMAAAGLTELMGGSPAQVCMAAEIAMEHNLGLTCDPVAGQVQVPCIERNAIAAVKAVNASRMAMRRTSDPRVCLDKVIETMYETGKDMNAKYRETSRGGLALKVLTCG, via the coding sequence ATGATTAGCGTATTTGATATTTATAAAATTGGCATTGGCCCATCCAGCTCCCACACCGTGGGCCCAATGAAAGCCGGTAAAGAATTCTCTGACGATTTAATTGAAAAAGGCATCCTGAGCGATGTCACCCGCGTCGTTGTTGACGTTTACGGTTCGCTCTCACTGACCGGTAAAGGCCACCACACCGATCTCGCTATCATTATGGGTCTGGCGGGCAACATGCCTGACAGCGTTGATATCGATATGATCCCCGGTTTTATTAAAGACGTGGAACAGCGTGGACGCCTGTTGTTGGCCAAAGGCCAGCACGAAGTGGATTTCCCGCTGGAAACCAGCATGAACTTCCACCAAGACAACCTGTCGCTGCACGAGAACGGCATGCGTATTACTGCGCTGGCTGGCGACACCGTCGTTCATAGCAAAACCTATTACTCTATCGGCGGCGGCTTTATCGTTGACGAAGAAAACTTTGGCAAACAGTCTGAAAACGCAGTGCAGGTGCCTTATCCATTCAAGAGCGCCGCAGATTTGCAGGAACATTGCAAAGCATCTGGGCTATCTCTGTCTGGGTTGGTGATGCAAAACGAACTCGCTTTGCATAGCAAAGAAGAGATCGAAGCCCACTTCACGCGCGTTTGGGATGTCATGCGTAGCGGCATCGAGCGCGGAATGAATACCGAAGGCATTTTGCCGGGGCCGTTGCGCGTTCCACGTCGTGCATCAGCGCTGCGTCGCATGCTGGTGACCCACGATAAAATGAGCGTTGACCCAATGGCCGTGGTTGACTGGATCAACATGTACGCCTTTGCCGTGAACGAAGAGAATGCGGCCGGTGGTCGAGTGGTCACCGCACCAACCAACGGCGCATGCGGGATTATCCCTGCGGTATTGGCCTACTACGATAAATTCATTCGTGAAGTTAATACTAACTCGTACTCTCGTTACTTCTTAGCCTCTGGGGTTATTGGCGCACTGTACAAAATGAATGCGTCGATCTCCGGTGCTGAAGTTGGGTGCCAAGGTGAAGTTGGGGTTGCCTGTTCAATGGCCGCAGCGGGTCTGACTGAGCTGATGGGCGGAAGCCCTGCGCAGGTTTGTATGGCCGCTGAAATCGCCATGGAACACAACCTTGGTTTAACTTGTGATCCAGTTGCAGGCCAGGTTCAGGTTCCTTGTATCGAACGTAACGCTATCGCCGCCGTGAAAGCGGTCAACGCTTCTCGTATGGCAATGCGCCGTACCAGCGACCCACGCGTTTGCCTAGATAAAGTGATCGAAACCATGTACGAAACAGGCAAAGATATGAATGCCAAATACCGTGAAACTTCACGCGGTGGCTTGGCACTCAAGGTTCTGACCTGCGGTTAA
- a CDS encoding ferredoxin family protein has product MNTHDRLAKNHFQSSPDIPAHIVLSADIDPQTAQVLIHGCPAGLYQLDAQSNLIFDHLGCLECGTCRILCDSAVFSRWQYPPAGAGILFRYG; this is encoded by the coding sequence ATGAATACTCACGACAGGCTGGCGAAAAACCACTTTCAGTCTTCACCTGATATACCCGCGCATATCGTTTTATCTGCGGATATCGATCCGCAAACGGCTCAAGTATTGATTCATGGCTGCCCTGCCGGGCTTTATCAATTAGACGCCCAAAGCAATCTGATATTCGATCACCTAGGCTGTTTAGAGTGCGGCACCTGTCGAATTTTATGCGACAGCGCGGTTTTTTCGCGGTGGCAATATCCTCCCGCAGGCGCTGGGATCTTATTCAGATATGGATAA
- a CDS encoding MFS transporter, which yields MLQQRPQQVRMDDIPLSRFHFRIAGLTFGAHLTDGYVLGVIGFALVQIKPQMGLSPAWEGLIGSSALFGLFIGSLTLGWLSDHIGRQKIFTLSFVLITLASFLQFFVTSPEQLFWLRVLVGIGLGGDYAVGHTMLAEFAPRKYRGVLLGAFSVIWTIGYVLASLMGHWFTDSGPDTWRWLLGSASIPALCIMLLRWGTPESPRWLMRKGRIEEAHQVVRLYLGRNVILNDEIPVETSHHIRTLFSARYWRRTAFNSLFFVCLVIPYFAIYTYLPSMLILLNIDAGFATDMLLHGLLIVGALLGLVLTQYCSRRRFLIGSFIVLVFCLVVLAFTPYQQVSVMLGLFGMFTLTISAVSNLVGVFPAESFPTDIRSLGVGFVTSMSRLGSAMGTGLLPLSVLELGIRTTTLILALVLLLGAWVSLLWAPETKGATLVGASQVRKKEPHTVLTPSEPL from the coding sequence ATGTTACAACAACGCCCTCAGCAGGTACGGATGGATGATATTCCGTTAAGCCGTTTTCATTTTCGTATTGCGGGTTTAACGTTTGGCGCGCATCTAACGGATGGTTATGTGCTTGGCGTGATTGGTTTCGCGCTAGTGCAGATTAAGCCACAAATGGGGCTTTCTCCCGCTTGGGAAGGGCTGATTGGCAGTTCTGCATTATTCGGCCTATTTATTGGCAGCCTGACATTAGGCTGGCTATCCGACCATATTGGCCGACAAAAGATTTTCACCCTGAGTTTTGTGCTTATCACGCTGGCCTCTTTTTTACAGTTTTTTGTAACCTCTCCCGAACAGCTCTTTTGGCTACGGGTTTTGGTTGGCATTGGGCTCGGTGGAGACTATGCGGTTGGTCACACCATGCTGGCTGAATTTGCCCCCCGCAAGTACCGAGGCGTACTGCTCGGTGCTTTCAGCGTGATTTGGACGATTGGCTACGTGCTCGCCAGCCTGATGGGGCATTGGTTTACAGATTCAGGGCCGGATACATGGCGTTGGCTGCTCGGGTCGGCCTCGATACCGGCGTTGTGCATTATGTTACTGCGATGGGGAACGCCAGAATCGCCGCGTTGGCTGATGCGGAAGGGGCGAATTGAGGAAGCGCATCAGGTAGTTCGTTTATATCTGGGGCGCAATGTGATCCTTAACGATGAAATACCGGTTGAAACCTCCCACCACATTCGCACTTTATTTTCAGCACGTTATTGGCGTAGAACGGCATTTAATAGCCTGTTTTTTGTCTGTTTGGTTATCCCGTATTTTGCTATTTACACCTATCTGCCCTCCATGCTGATCCTGCTAAACATCGATGCTGGTTTTGCGACAGATATGCTGCTGCATGGGCTGCTGATCGTCGGCGCATTATTGGGTTTGGTCTTAACCCAATATTGCTCGCGACGACGGTTTTTAATTGGCTCATTTATCGTGCTGGTCTTTTGCCTTGTGGTCCTTGCATTCACGCCATATCAGCAAGTCAGCGTGATGTTAGGGCTGTTTGGCATGTTCACATTGACTATCTCGGCGGTGAGTAATTTGGTTGGGGTATTTCCGGCAGAAAGTTTTCCCACAGACATTCGCTCGCTCGGGGTGGGGTTTGTTACTTCGATGAGTCGGTTGGGGTCGGCAATGGGGACGGGATTGCTGCCGCTGTCGGTGTTAGAGCTGGGGATACGCACAACCACGTTAATTCTGGCTTTAGTGCTTCTACTGGGCGCGTGGGTTTCCCTGCTATGGGCGCCAGAAACCAAGGGGGCGACCTTGGTTGGCGCATCTCAGGTAAGGAAAAAAGAACCCCATACGGTACTGACGCCTTCTGAACCTCTGTAA
- a CDS encoding glycerol-3-phosphate responsive antiterminator: MSILQLLRHHPVIAAVKDTESLNVALQSDCKIISVLYGNICNIGAIVQRIKNADKYAFIHVDLLDGTSNKEIVINFLKIVTAADGIISTKASMIKAARAQGFYGIHRLFLLDSISFHSIDKQVAQSNPDCIEILPGCMPKVLKWVTEKIDLPIIAGGLVCDAEDANNALDAGATAISTTNTGVWKLSFDQ, translated from the coding sequence GTGTCAATTTTGCAACTTCTACGCCACCATCCCGTTATCGCCGCGGTGAAAGATACTGAAAGTTTAAATGTTGCATTGCAGTCAGACTGCAAGATTATTTCGGTGCTATACGGCAATATTTGCAACATCGGTGCGATTGTCCAGCGCATTAAAAACGCAGATAAATACGCCTTTATTCATGTTGATCTGCTTGATGGCACCTCGAATAAAGAAATCGTGATTAACTTCCTTAAAATAGTTACCGCCGCCGACGGCATCATCAGTACCAAAGCGTCTATGATTAAGGCCGCCCGAGCCCAAGGGTTTTACGGTATACACCGACTCTTTTTGCTCGACTCCATTTCATTTCACAGTATTGATAAGCAGGTTGCGCAGTCGAATCCAGACTGTATTGAAATTCTGCCCGGCTGTATGCCAAAAGTGCTGAAGTGGGTAACGGAGAAAATTGATCTGCCGATTATTGCCGGTGGCCTCGTGTGCGACGCTGAAGATGCTAATAATGCACTCGATGCAGGAGCCACCGCCATTTCCACCACCAATACCGGCGTGTGGAAACTCTCCTTTGACCAATAA